Sequence from the Bremerella volcania genome:
TAAACTTCAGCGCATTCTGGATCAGATTCACCAGAACCTGCCGCAAGCGGTTTTCGTCTCCCAGCACCCACAAATCGAGATCGTCAGAGACCATCAACTCCATTTCCAAGCCACGTTGCCGGGCCTGGTAGCTGAACATCTCGACAACTTTATCCAACGTCTGCTTTGGATTAAGAGGATCCCGCCGAAGCTTAAAGTCCGAGTCAACTTCCAGCTTCGACATATCTAAAAGGTCGGTCAGCAATCCCATCAAGGACTGAGCAGAATCATGGATCGTGTTCAGGAGGTTCTTCTGGTTACCTACCAGCCGACCGCGAAGCAGCACCTCGGATAGCCCCAGAATGGCATTCATTGGAGTACGCAGTTCGTGACTCATCTTGGCTAGGAAACGTGTTTTTTCCTGGTTCGCCGCCTCGGCGGAATCCCTCGCCGTTTCCAACGCTTCGGCATTCTCTCGCAGACGAGTGACCATCCGCTGTATTTGACTGACCGCCGGCCGGAAGATGAATAGCCCCTCGAACAGAAGCACCACCAAGGTAATAAACAGCAGCCCTCGTTCTACCTGTTTCAAACTGGCGACACGGCTTTCGGCTTCCTGATCGTACGTATAAACGATCTGATCCATGCCTGAAAGAAAGGTCTTTTCGTTCGCCAGAATGATTTCCAATTCAGAAGCGATCCTCTGATCGTCTTGTTCCTTGCCATCTTCAGCGAGTATCGTTACCGCTGCTTCCCGGATCTCCTGATAACTTGGCTCGAGCCTGTCGTATAAACTTGTCACCGTGTCGCTATTATTACCAGGCAAACCCAGTTCTTGATCGCCAACCTGAAGCCCCAGATGGCAGGTCTCCCATAGCTCTAGGGACTCACGAAGATCGTTTCGGGCTTCGGCCTTCTGATAGGGGTTGTCGCTGATATCGATTTGCAGAGCCAGTTTGGTGATCTTTTGACTCAACATCCGCTGGCGTCCAGCGATGTTAATGACGGTCGAATCACTCAACTGCTGCTCTAAGCTTCGCTGAACCAGAACCTGTCCCAAAATGGTGAGCAGGGCCACGGCACTCAGCGCGAGCACATATAGAACGGTCAAGCGATTAGCGGAGGACCTTGCGGTGGGAATGCCTTTTCCCGAATCGGTCATGAGGATTAAACCGTGCTCACGAACTCTTCGATCGCCAGCCCAAGATAGTGGATCTTCTTACGGAGACTGGTACGCGTAATCCCTAGCATACGGGCCGCCTTGGCCTGATTACCAGACGTTTTCCGCAGAATAATGGTTAGAACGTGACGTTCCATTTCCATCACCGAGTCGGCGTAAAGATCATTCGAGCCGGCCTCCATTTTCTCCATAATGAAGTCCTCCCAGTCGCAAACATGGGAGGAAAGCACCTTGGTTTCCAAGCTGTCGTCACTTCGCGGCATGTCCCGCAAGGCATTTCGCAGGTAATCGCCGGCAATGACGGTGCCACGAGACTCAATGAGTGCCCGACGGAGGACACTACGAAGCTCGGCAACATTGCCTGGCCAAGGGTAGTCGGTCAACAGCCGCAAGGCCTCGGGCGAGGTGCGGACGGCTCCTGACTGGGCGATACGTTCCACGCGGCAAAATTGCCCGACGAAGTGATCCACCAACTTGGGCAGGTCGGCACCACGTTCGCGCAGGGGAGGAATGCGAATCATGAAGGCGCTCAGCAGATAAAATAAATCGTGCCGAATCACCCCTTCCGCAGTCAGCCGTTCGGCGTTTCTGCTGGAAGTGAAAATAAGCGTGGTATTGACCTGAACCGGTTCGTGACCACCGACTCGCTCGAAGGTTTTGTCCTGAATATAGCGAACCAACTTGCTTTGCAGCGGCTGCGGAATCGCGGAAACCTCTTCTAGCAAGACGGTCCCGCCATGGCACTGCTCGAGCTTGCCAATGCGGCGTTCGACGGCTCCCGCCAAAGAATTCGGCTCGTGGCCGAACAACTCACTTTCCAACCATTCGGCGTTGAAGTCGCTGCACACGACCTTGACGAAGGGTCGGTCTTTACGACGTCCGTGCTGATAGATCGCTCGCGCGACCAGCTCTTTCCCTGTGCCGATCTCTCCTTCGATCAGCACCGGAACATCGTGCGCCGCGGCACGACCGATCGCTTTGTAGACTTCCTGCATCTCGGGGCACTGGCCGATCAGGTGGTCCGCGCCATCGATCATCGGATCGACCTGCGATGGCAGTTGGACCGGCATCAACATCAAGCGGCGGCTTTCGAGCGCCTGCTGGGTTTTTTCGGCCACCTTTTCGAGTTGAAGCGGCTTGGCAAGAAAGTCAAACGCCCCCTGCTTCATCGCCTCGATGGCCAAGTCACTCGAATTTCGCGCGGTGACGAACAGAACCGGCAATCGCGCATCGATTCGGTTGACCCGCCCAAGGATCTGCAGACCTTCCCCATCGGGCAGAAGATGATCGAGAATAAGCACGTCGGGGCGAAACTGCACGAGTTGCTGAAGTCCGGTGGTTCCCGTTTCCGCATGCTGGACCCGAATGTCCTCTTGGCTTAATGCCGTACTCACCACGGTGGCGACGCTGGGATCGTCATCAATCACCAAGACGCGGCGTTCACGTTTCGTCCCGAGATAATTTTGCGTTGTCAATTTGTTGCAGTATCAAAGAAATAGAGAGAGGTTCCGCCTGTCCAACTCAATGGTTGATCGCAAAGCATGCAACTCATGTACCAGCGGCTCACACGAACAACGCAGCACTGGCCTATCTGTTTTCTGGCAAACAACTTACAAAACATGCATTTGCGACATTCGTGTACAATTTTCCGCAGTGCCCAATTTCTTACGCGATGCGTGCGCTCTTTTTAGGCACGAAAAAAGGGATGGCGATCGGGTCGCCATCCCTCTAGGGAGTCATCTTCGTTTTGGCTGCTAACTCTTAAAACTGCAGGCTGTACTGCGTCCAGAAAAAGTCGGCGTCTCCGTCGAACACGGCGGGATTAATCGCGTTCTGATCCTGGAAGTAAGTTCCGGTGAAGAAGTGCGAGTAACCAAAGATGATGTCCGACCGTGGCGTTAGTTGGCACTTGGCAAGGAAGTCGATTTCCTGACCCAGGTAACGCGAACCAGCCGGCGTGGTGTTCGGATAAGGATTGTTCGTCACGGTGTACGGAACGTCATCCGAGTCTTGTCGATTGAAGACATGATACCAGGCAATCAGCGTCCACGCATCGCAAGGCTTGGCCGTCAGTTGGACGTTCAAGTCTTCAATGTTGTTCCGAGCAAACAAGTCCATCCAGCCCAGGTAGGCGTGCCCCAGTGGGAACAATTGGTTGAAGCCGTTGCTTTGGATCGCGTCGCCAGATGCCCAGTCGTAATAGACCATGACCTTTGGCTTCCAGGCCATCTCTTTGAACTGGTGACCAAACCCGAGGGTAAAGAACCCTGCGTTGTGATCGTTACCCATGAACTCGCCAAACTGATAGGCACCTTCCATGTCGTAAAGAATCGAGTGCTTCTCACCGTTCACGCGGCTACCGAACGTTTGGTAACGAAACGGTGCGGCATTGTTCTCGTAACCCAACCAGTACAGGTCAATCGTGCCAAGTTCGCTTTTCTTGTAGGTAGTCCAAAGTCCGTAGAACGATTGGTCCTGGTTTTCCGAGTCCCAGTCGCGGAGGTCCTTCTTCAGCGGACGGGTCAGGAAACCGTCGATGTCCAAGGCATCGCTGCGGTAGTAGACCTTGAAACCGTCGAATCGTCGACGAATGTTCGCCCAGTCCAGGGGCGAAACGAGACGTTGGCTGCCATATAGCAGTTCTTGACGACCAACGCGGCCATACCAGGCACCATCGCAGGTTTCCATCAACTTCCCGTCGATGAAGAAGTTGTTCATTTCCCAGTAGTTTTCATCGATCGGGCGAGGCGGAGCGGTCTCGAACTCACTCACGGCATGCAGCATTTCTGCATAAACGCGAATGTTTTCGTTCACTTCGTAATTCGCAAACAGACGCAAGCGATGCAGCAGAAAGTCATCGTCGACGCCGTTCAGGAAGGGCTTCATGTTCTGTTCGTGATGATATCGAGCACGATATTCACCACCGATATCCAGAGCACCGCAATCACCAACACAGATTCGCTTGAGGTCTTCGCCCAACAGGCAACCGTCATAGCACGGATCACACAGATAGGTGAAGTCGTTGTCGAAGTAGAGTGGCTTGTAAGCGCTGGCTGCTTTCTTATTCAACTCGGCGACCTTTTTGGGATCACAGCCAGGGACGCCCGACATGTCCATCGTCGACGATTCAGCGTATTCGACGTTGGAAGTGCTCGTGGCAATGGGCACGGCCGGAATCATGTCCGACGGCGAGGCAATGGTCTCGTCCGAGACACGCGTTACCGGGGCGTTCTCAAGAAGTGCCGATTGAGGCGGTACCAAGTCTTGCGCATGAAGTAGAAATGGCGTAGCCCCACCATAGCAAACTGCCAAAGCAGTCAGCCATGAAGTCATGGAATGGGTCATTGGTCGTTGTTCCTTCAACGAATAGTCAATCCGCAGGTCAGTCCGTTTCGTGGGGTATTGCAGATTTCGTCCTCACCAATTGCGGTTCTCCAGGGGATTTGGGAAGGATGTTGCAAATACGTTCTTTTGGTGGTTGGGCTGAGCAACCTTTGTCCGCAGGTGGTGTCAGAATGACCGCGCATCTGAGGTGGCCGCGCAAATAATGCGCTCCATGAATGCCGCACATGCTGACTGGGGTTGCATGGTAGCGCGGTCATTTTCTTCTCTTCGGAGAAAGACAATACAAGCGTAACCCTATGCAAAACAAAGTGTTACGAAGTGGTCGTTTTGTTTTGGCACACTCGTTGCGATTCCAACCAGTGCCACGTCAGCCACGTTGCACTGCGCATCAATGCCGCTCATTGCACCATTGTCAGAAACCTTGCCCCTCCCTTACTCCGAATCA
This genomic interval carries:
- a CDS encoding ATP-binding protein, with protein sequence MTDSGKGIPTARSSANRLTVLYVLALSAVALLTILGQVLVQRSLEQQLSDSTVINIAGRQRMLSQKITKLALQIDISDNPYQKAEARNDLRESLELWETCHLGLQVGDQELGLPGNNSDTVTSLYDRLEPSYQEIREAAVTILAEDGKEQDDQRIASELEIILANEKTFLSGMDQIVYTYDQEAESRVASLKQVERGLLFITLVVLLFEGLFIFRPAVSQIQRMVTRLRENAEALETARDSAEAANQEKTRFLAKMSHELRTPMNAILGLSEVLLRGRLVGNQKNLLNTIHDSAQSLMGLLTDLLDMSKLEVDSDFKLRRDPLNPKQTLDKVVEMFSYQARQRGLEMELMVSDDLDLWVLGDENRLRQVLVNLIQNALKFTAQGKVVVEAEVQRHHAHEILAMITVTDTGPGISPEDQKSIFEPFKQAERDRDKHGGAGLGLSIAYRLVEAMNGRMRVVSQLGAGTTFILEIPFQKSFRDIEMTDQWRHDKSAPAEVMLSLAKSNLLVIEDVEANRLVVGSMLDELAVPHRFAVSIADGFDKLDEQWPEIILLDLELPDGTGFDFFQKLIDRCLASDRPRPTVVALTAHATDEFREKTEAAGMDGFLTKPVTLEGLRSVLQLVSPGEHSLEDEPITPAAADKSSVMELGEDSEDPLASYPEELRVKLMLDYCEHYQQQFAELVSAKESNDPKRFAFAAHKLLGMVVNFGVSPVVIKLRELDDEQIDLAAPTLPASLESVRDDLDDLADRVYKKTTH
- a CDS encoding sigma-54-dependent transcriptional regulator, whose protein sequence is MTTQNYLGTKRERRVLVIDDDPSVATVVSTALSQEDIRVQHAETGTTGLQQLVQFRPDVLILDHLLPDGEGLQILGRVNRIDARLPVLFVTARNSSDLAIEAMKQGAFDFLAKPLQLEKVAEKTQQALESRRLMLMPVQLPSQVDPMIDGADHLIGQCPEMQEVYKAIGRAAAHDVPVLIEGEIGTGKELVARAIYQHGRRKDRPFVKVVCSDFNAEWLESELFGHEPNSLAGAVERRIGKLEQCHGGTVLLEEVSAIPQPLQSKLVRYIQDKTFERVGGHEPVQVNTTLIFTSSRNAERLTAEGVIRHDLFYLLSAFMIRIPPLRERGADLPKLVDHFVGQFCRVERIAQSGAVRTSPEALRLLTDYPWPGNVAELRSVLRRALIESRGTVIAGDYLRNALRDMPRSDDSLETKVLSSHVCDWEDFIMEKMEAGSNDLYADSVMEMERHVLTIILRKTSGNQAKAARMLGITRTSLRKKIHYLGLAIEEFVSTV
- a CDS encoding alginate export family protein → MTHSMTSWLTALAVCYGGATPFLLHAQDLVPPQSALLENAPVTRVSDETIASPSDMIPAVPIATSTSNVEYAESSTMDMSGVPGCDPKKVAELNKKAASAYKPLYFDNDFTYLCDPCYDGCLLGEDLKRICVGDCGALDIGGEYRARYHHEQNMKPFLNGVDDDFLLHRLRLFANYEVNENIRVYAEMLHAVSEFETAPPRPIDENYWEMNNFFIDGKLMETCDGAWYGRVGRQELLYGSQRLVSPLDWANIRRRFDGFKVYYRSDALDIDGFLTRPLKKDLRDWDSENQDQSFYGLWTTYKKSELGTIDLYWLGYENNAAPFRYQTFGSRVNGEKHSILYDMEGAYQFGEFMGNDHNAGFFTLGFGHQFKEMAWKPKVMVYYDWASGDAIQSNGFNQLFPLGHAYLGWMDLFARNNIEDLNVQLTAKPCDAWTLIAWYHVFNRQDSDDVPYTVTNNPYPNTTPAGSRYLGQEIDFLAKCQLTPRSDIIFGYSHFFTGTYFQDQNAINPAVFDGDADFFWTQYSLQF